A genomic region of Zea mays cultivar B73 chromosome 6, Zm-B73-REFERENCE-NAM-5.0, whole genome shotgun sequence contains the following coding sequences:
- the LOC100283736 gene encoding Histone chaperone ASF1B, translated as MSAVNITNVAVLDNPTAFLNPFQFEISYECLVPLDDDLEWKLIYVGSAEDENYDQQLESVLVGPVNVGTYRFVLQADPPDPSKIREEDIIGVTVLLLTCSYMGQEFMRVGYYVNNDYDDEQLREEPPAKVLIDRVQRNILADKPRVTKFPINFHPEPSTGPGQQQQEPQTTSPENHTGNGEANGSKPEADQ; from the exons aTGAGCGCGGTGAACATCACCAACGTGGCGGTGCTGGATAACCCCACCGCCTTCCTCAATCCCTTCCAATTTGAGATCTCCTACGAGTGCCTCGTGCCCCTCGACGACG ATCTGGAGTGGAAGCTTATATATGTTGGATCAGCTGAAGATGAAAACTACGATCAACAGCTTGAGAGCGTGCTTGTTGGCCCTGTCAATGTTGGGACCTACCGTTTTGTCCTTCAG GCTGACCCACCGGATCCCTCAAAGATACGTGAGGAAGACATAATTGGTGTGACTGTGCTGCTATTGACATGCTCTTACATGGGCCAGGAGTTCATGAGAGTAGGCTACTACGTGAAcaatgattatgatgatgaacaaTTGAGAGAAGAGCCTCCAGCAAAGGTGCTAATTGACAGGGTGCAAAGAAATATCTTGGCCGACAAGCCCCGAGTCACCAAGTTCCCTATCAACTTCCATCCTGAACCCAGTACAGGCCCggggcagcagcagcaggaaCCCCAGACGACCTCGCCAGAAAACCACACAGGCAATGGCGAGGCCAATGGTAGCAAGCCTGAGGCTGACCAATGA